One part of the Palaemon carinicauda isolate YSFRI2023 chromosome 23, ASM3689809v2, whole genome shotgun sequence genome encodes these proteins:
- the LOC137617565 gene encoding uncharacterized protein: MKSTNRQFKIGQQVLGYTSKRLFLLANEFPEPFRILKESSDRTYVTEISGKRKNLSKALSTSITILQTPDLNKKFLIQVDPSHNRTGAVLFQEDKEGILHPACVMSSKLKKQQRVESTVETELLAMIAVKFLIDMNRP; this comes from the coding sequence atgaagagtacgaacagacagtttaaGATAGGACAGCAGGTGTTGGGCTACACATCAAAAAGGCTATTCcttctcgccaacgagttcccagaaccattccggattttgaaaGAGAGCAGTGACCGAACCTACGTTactgagatatcaggaaaaaggaaaaatctgagtaAGGCCTTATCAACTTCCATAACAATACTTCAAACACCAGAtttaaacaagaaattccttatccaagtggatccTTCGCATAACAGAACTGGAGCTGTCTTATttcaagaagataaggaaggaattcttcaccctgcgtgtgttatgtcgtcgaagctgaagaagcagcaacgagtcGAATCaacagttgaaacggaactgctggcaATGATCGCAGTGAAGTTTTTGATTGATATGAATCGACCGTAG